The following proteins come from a genomic window of Rhodohalobacter sp. 614A:
- a CDS encoding FIST signal transduction protein gives MMNLTQVVFSEEKGWNTTYKTTDFSPGKANLVLAFSAKKLLSDTELTDSIQERYPNAEVVFCSTAGEIAGVHVDDDTIACTAIQFEKTSLKTTILNIGDFESSFELGSKIPEALGVSGLKHILLISDGQLVNGTELTNGISEATPESVIITGGMAGDAANFSETIVGLNKEIGTGNVVGIGFYGDHLNVKYGTMGGWDEFGPHRTVTKSNGNILYELDGKSALDLYKKYLGPKANELPGSALLFPLSMQTTPEREPLVRTILSINEDDKSMIFAGDIPQGSTVRFMKSNFDRLIDGASIAASNSLDKENDHLKPQLVLLISCVGRKLVLDQRIEEEVEAVEEVFGKNVCYGGFYSYGELAPSQRNTKCDLHNQTMTLTTYFES, from the coding sequence ATGATGAATTTAACTCAGGTTGTGTTTTCTGAGGAGAAAGGGTGGAATACAACATATAAAACCACAGATTTTTCACCTGGCAAAGCAAACCTTGTATTGGCTTTTTCGGCAAAAAAATTATTGTCAGATACAGAGCTGACGGATTCGATACAAGAAAGATATCCAAATGCAGAAGTTGTTTTTTGCAGTACCGCAGGTGAAATTGCCGGAGTTCATGTAGATGATGATACCATTGCGTGCACAGCCATTCAATTTGAGAAGACGAGCCTAAAGACTACAATACTCAATATCGGTGATTTTGAGTCAAGTTTTGAATTAGGTTCTAAAATTCCGGAGGCCCTGGGCGTGTCGGGTTTAAAGCATATCCTCCTTATTTCCGACGGACAATTGGTGAATGGTACAGAACTGACAAATGGCATTAGCGAAGCTACTCCGGAATCCGTCATCATTACGGGAGGAATGGCCGGGGATGCGGCTAATTTTTCAGAGACCATTGTAGGATTAAACAAAGAGATAGGAACCGGAAATGTAGTTGGTATCGGTTTCTATGGAGATCATTTGAACGTAAAATATGGAACCATGGGAGGTTGGGATGAATTTGGACCACACCGAACCGTTACCAAATCAAATGGTAATATTTTGTATGAATTGGATGGTAAAAGTGCACTTGATCTCTATAAAAAATACCTGGGGCCCAAAGCGAATGAGCTTCCGGGATCTGCGTTACTCTTTCCGCTAAGTATGCAGACAACCCCGGAACGTGAACCATTGGTACGAACCATTCTTTCTATTAACGAGGATGATAAGTCCATGATTTTTGCTGGAGACATCCCTCAGGGTTCCACGGTTCGGTTTATGAAATCCAACTTCGACCGGCTTATTGATGGCGCTTCAATTGCAGCTTCAAATAGCCTGGATAAAGAAAATGATCATCTAAAACCGCAACTGGTACTGTTGATAAGCTGCGTTGGGCGGAAACTGGTTTTAGATCAGCGGATTGAAGAAGAAGTGGAAGCTGTAGAGGAAGTTTTTGGGAAGAATGTATGCTACGGTGGATTCTACTCGTACGGAGAATTGGCGCCCAGTCAACGTAACACGAAATGTGATTTGCATAATCAAACAATGACATTGACAACTTATTTTGAAAGTTGA
- the uvrA gene encoding excinuclease ABC subunit UvrA: MPETDSSTKKNISQNGSPSSDRPIIVKGARVHNLKNIDVEIPRNKMTVITGVSGSGKSSLAFDTIYAEGQRRYVESLSSYARQFLERMDKPDVDFMQGISPAMAIQQKTTSSNPRSTVGTSTEIYDYVRLLFARIGKTISPVSGKEVFKDTPKTIINELFEELEEKTKFYVLFPFELREGRKIEEQLTVLKEKGLTRLIHIEDELLVDLTRDDYDPQKINPEKYRVLVDRLAIKKDEETRSRIAESIETAFREGHDRCSIKIRNGEERKYSERFERDGMEFLEPSPQMFSFNNPFGACDECEGFGRVSGIDEDLVIPDPDKTIRGGAVAPFDSQKFSKYLRDFIKVAARDKIPIDTPYKDLDKDAKRILWYGKDDYVGIYGFFEDVKSQFYKVHMRVLYSRYRGYSRCPECEGYRVRKDALYVKVNGQHIGEVSEMTIGDAREFFENLELTEFEKSVAGQILYEIRKRLKYLDEVGLDYLTLDRLTNTLSGGESQRISLANSLGSSLIGSLYVLDEPTIGLHPRDNNRLINILKSLRDIGNTVLVVEHDPEMMQAADNIIDIGPFAGTHGGEVVFSGPYGELLESKTLTGKYLSGRKEIPIPKKRRKGNGKSLMVEGASEHNLKSINVEFPLGKLVCVTGVSGSGKSTLVHDTLYASVQKKLGTWKEKIGRNRGVKGIQYVEAVEMVDQSPIGRSTRSNAATYTKAFDGIRDLFANTKQSKIMGYTPGHFSFNVPGGRCEACQGEGVQKIEMQFMADIELQCEECGGTRFRKDILHVKYRGKNIHDVLEMNISDAIDFFVDEQTIVNKLQPMEDVGLGYLKLGQSATTLSGGEAQRVKLAKFLSKTNTDETLYFFDEPTTGLHFEDISKLLKSFNELVDNGHSVIIIEHNLDVIKAADWIIDVGPEGGFGGGQIVAAGTPEEIAQNEESHTGRFLKDILNGLA; the protein is encoded by the coding sequence ATGCCTGAAACCGACTCATCCACCAAGAAAAATATTTCGCAGAACGGGTCACCGTCTTCCGATCGTCCCATCATTGTAAAAGGTGCGCGCGTTCACAACCTGAAGAATATTGATGTGGAAATTCCGCGCAACAAAATGACGGTGATTACAGGCGTGTCGGGATCCGGAAAATCGAGCCTGGCTTTTGATACAATTTACGCAGAGGGCCAACGCCGGTACGTGGAAAGCCTCTCCAGCTATGCCCGGCAGTTTTTGGAGCGAATGGATAAACCCGATGTGGATTTTATGCAGGGTATTTCTCCCGCCATGGCCATTCAGCAAAAAACAACAAGCAGTAATCCACGGTCAACAGTGGGGACGTCCACCGAGATTTATGATTACGTTCGGTTGCTGTTTGCGCGGATCGGGAAAACCATATCACCGGTTTCGGGCAAAGAGGTTTTCAAGGATACCCCAAAAACCATTATCAATGAATTGTTTGAGGAACTTGAGGAAAAGACAAAGTTCTATGTGTTGTTTCCGTTTGAGCTCAGGGAAGGAAGAAAGATTGAAGAACAGCTTACAGTTCTGAAAGAGAAGGGGTTAACGCGGCTTATCCATATTGAAGACGAATTGCTGGTGGATTTAACCCGCGATGATTATGATCCCCAAAAAATCAATCCTGAGAAATACCGCGTTCTGGTAGATCGTCTTGCCATCAAAAAAGATGAAGAAACCCGAAGCCGGATTGCCGAATCTATCGAGACGGCATTTCGGGAAGGACACGATCGTTGTTCGATCAAAATCAGAAATGGTGAGGAGCGAAAATACAGCGAACGGTTTGAGCGGGATGGCATGGAATTCCTGGAGCCGTCTCCACAAATGTTTTCTTTCAACAACCCTTTTGGGGCTTGTGACGAATGCGAGGGATTCGGGCGGGTATCCGGAATTGACGAAGACCTGGTGATTCCTGATCCCGACAAAACCATTCGGGGCGGCGCGGTGGCGCCATTCGATTCGCAGAAATTCAGCAAGTATCTCCGTGATTTTATCAAGGTTGCGGCACGGGATAAAATCCCGATTGATACTCCTTACAAGGATCTGGATAAAGACGCCAAACGGATTTTGTGGTATGGAAAAGACGATTATGTTGGGATTTACGGATTTTTTGAAGATGTAAAAAGCCAGTTTTATAAAGTTCACATGCGGGTTCTTTATTCGCGCTATCGCGGGTACAGCCGGTGTCCTGAATGTGAAGGATATCGGGTTCGGAAAGATGCGCTCTATGTGAAAGTAAATGGTCAACACATCGGAGAAGTATCGGAAATGACCATCGGGGATGCACGTGAATTTTTTGAGAATCTTGAACTCACAGAGTTTGAAAAATCGGTTGCCGGACAAATTCTTTATGAGATCCGAAAACGCCTCAAATACCTGGATGAAGTTGGGCTGGATTATCTTACACTGGATCGGCTGACAAATACGCTGAGCGGTGGTGAGTCACAGAGAATCAGTCTTGCTAACTCATTGGGAAGTTCACTCATCGGGAGCCTGTATGTTCTGGATGAACCGACCATCGGCCTTCATCCGCGCGATAACAATCGACTCATCAACATTTTAAAATCTCTGCGGGATATTGGAAATACCGTTTTGGTTGTGGAACACGATCCCGAAATGATGCAGGCGGCTGACAACATTATTGATATCGGTCCATTTGCCGGAACCCATGGAGGAGAAGTGGTCTTCAGCGGGCCGTACGGAGAACTTCTGGAATCCAAAACCCTGACCGGGAAATACCTGAGCGGCAGAAAAGAGATACCGATTCCCAAAAAACGCCGGAAAGGAAATGGCAAATCACTGATGGTTGAGGGCGCTTCCGAACACAATTTAAAAAGCATAAATGTTGAGTTCCCTCTTGGAAAGTTGGTTTGCGTAACGGGTGTTTCAGGCTCGGGAAAATCAACCTTGGTTCATGATACGCTTTATGCGTCCGTTCAAAAGAAACTCGGAACCTGGAAAGAGAAGATCGGTAGAAACAGAGGCGTAAAAGGTATCCAGTATGTGGAAGCCGTTGAGATGGTAGACCAAAGCCCAATCGGTCGGTCTACGCGTTCCAACGCGGCAACATATACCAAAGCGTTCGACGGAATTCGCGATCTTTTTGCGAACACCAAGCAGTCCAAAATCATGGGTTATACGCCGGGCCATTTTTCATTTAACGTTCCCGGTGGACGTTGCGAAGCCTGCCAGGGCGAAGGGGTTCAAAAAATTGAGATGCAATTTATGGCCGACATTGAATTGCAGTGCGAAGAATGCGGCGGAACCCGTTTCAGGAAAGATATTCTTCATGTGAAATACCGAGGCAAGAATATTCACGATGTGCTGGAAATGAACATCAGCGATGCTATCGACTTTTTTGTGGATGAACAAACCATCGTAAACAAATTGCAGCCTATGGAGGATGTTGGGCTTGGTTATTTGAAGCTTGGGCAAAGCGCCACAACACTTTCCGGAGGGGAAGCACAGCGTGTAAAACTGGCGAAGTTTTTATCCAAAACGAACACAGATGAAACGCTCTACTTTTTTGATGAACCGACTACCGGTCTGCATTTTGAAGATATCTCGAAACTTCTGAAATCCTTTAATGAATTGGTGGATAACGGCCATTCGGTCATTATTATCGAACATAACCTTGATGTAATCAAAGCAGCCGACTGGATTATCGATGTTGGCCCGGAGGGTGGTTTTGGCGGAGGGCAGATTGTAGCTGCCGGAACACCTGAAGAGATTGCACAAAACGAAGAAAGCCATACAGGAAGATTTCTTAAAGATATTTTAAATGGCTTGGCATAA
- a CDS encoding GNAT family N-acetyltransferase, giving the protein MLIKNHVISDVASRRYTIKFAKTEEEVEAAQRLRYNIFKEELDRKFLFENGVDRDKYDDQAHHLIVVHNETDSIIGTYRLQSYEQAMAGNGFTTSVRFTLNQLPDHVLKNAVEVGRACISEKHRSGRVLFLLWKGLAGYLEHFKKRYLFGYAALETKKPEVALQTLEYLKKNNHLHPDYHIEPRENYRLKEIDELPETEEIDIPPLFQNYLDVGCTVCGGPSYDQELNLYHFVILLDVEAITDQTRKMFFG; this is encoded by the coding sequence TTGTTAATTAAGAATCATGTAATCTCTGATGTCGCAAGCCGCCGATATACAATCAAATTTGCAAAAACAGAAGAGGAGGTAGAAGCTGCTCAACGGCTCCGATATAACATTTTTAAAGAAGAGCTGGATCGCAAGTTTTTATTTGAAAACGGGGTAGACAGGGATAAATATGATGATCAGGCCCACCACCTGATTGTTGTTCACAATGAAACAGACAGCATTATCGGGACATATCGCCTGCAAAGTTACGAACAGGCAATGGCGGGAAATGGATTTACGACATCCGTACGGTTTACGTTAAATCAGCTGCCCGATCACGTGCTAAAAAATGCTGTGGAAGTAGGCCGTGCATGCATCAGTGAAAAACACCGGAGCGGAAGGGTATTGTTTCTTCTTTGGAAGGGACTTGCGGGTTACCTGGAACATTTTAAAAAGCGATACCTGTTTGGTTATGCCGCACTCGAAACAAAGAAACCGGAGGTTGCACTTCAAACGCTGGAGTACCTGAAAAAGAACAATCATCTGCATCCGGATTATCATATTGAGCCGAGGGAAAACTACCGGTTGAAGGAGATTGACGAGTTGCCGGAAACCGAAGAAATTGATATTCCGCCGCTCTTTCAAAACTACCTGGATGTCGGCTGTACTGTTTGTGGCGGCCCCTCTTACGACCAAGAGTTAAATCTCTATCATTTCGTTATTTTATTGGATGTTGAAGCTATAACCGATCAGACAAGAAAAATGTTTTTCGGATAG
- a CDS encoding ABC transporter ATP-binding protein: MERALIIENLTKAYEKDPVLKSLNLDVPAGNIFGLIGPNGAGKSTLIGILTGILAYDEGSIKIDGVPYTPANEVEIKKKVASVLQPPLLFENFTSYEFITYVCEMYSISTHDLDEKIDSLLEYFEIEEFAQVKTKQLSSGSRKKLAFCAAILTNPKLLFLDEPFESVDVISIGRMKNVIRRLRDKGATIFITSHILEVVENLCDDIAILHKGKILAYLDSESRRDLEKDSNLNEIFEQYVESDAKSEDRLSWL; this comes from the coding sequence ATGGAACGAGCTTTAATTATAGAAAATCTTACAAAAGCGTACGAAAAGGACCCGGTTCTGAAATCGTTAAATTTGGACGTTCCGGCGGGTAATATTTTTGGTTTGATTGGCCCGAATGGCGCCGGCAAAAGTACACTTATCGGGATCCTTACCGGTATTCTGGCTTACGATGAAGGATCCATTAAAATTGATGGTGTGCCTTATACGCCCGCGAATGAAGTAGAGATCAAAAAGAAAGTGGCCTCCGTTTTACAGCCTCCTTTACTGTTCGAAAATTTTACTTCATATGAATTCATTACATATGTCTGCGAGATGTACAGCATCTCAACTCACGACCTGGATGAGAAAATCGATTCTTTGTTGGAGTATTTTGAGATTGAAGAATTTGCCCAGGTGAAGACCAAACAACTTTCTTCCGGAAGCAGGAAGAAATTGGCATTTTGTGCAGCTATTCTCACCAATCCCAAGCTCCTCTTTTTGGACGAACCGTTTGAAAGTGTGGATGTCATTTCTATCGGCAGAATGAAGAACGTTATCAGAAGGCTGCGGGATAAAGGCGCGACAATTTTTATCACCAGCCATATCCTGGAAGTTGTCGAAAATCTTTGTGATGATATCGCTATCCTTCACAAAGGGAAAATTCTTGCCTACCTGGATTCGGAAAGCCGGCGCGATCTCGAGAAAGATTCAAACCTGAATGAAATATTTGAGCAGTACGTAGAGAGTGATGCAAAAAGCGAAGACCGGCTTAGCTGGCTATAG
- a CDS encoding ATP-binding protein, whose protein sequence is MKDKKIDNSLLLRQIRKYLGSVDNIQEEMEPIFLAINQSYNHYEGDRELIERAMDLSSEELSESNTKLKQQVDIHVKTLQKVKESLATLEIEDSEFVDGTDLVKLAEYLQSEINQRRKAEKELKASRKRYKLLIETAQDIIYRVNKKGVFLYMNPVAYRLLGYSAKEIRKMNYVDLIRSDHQKRVVNFYKKQVKDLRESTYLEFPIQTKNEKEIWIGQNVQLITEDGEFQGIQAVARDITEIHRVSEDLKAAKKEAEESSKAKEIFLANMSHEIRTPMNAIIGMARLLQKTELDSEQKKYLQAISTASNNLIVLINDILNLSKIESGKLEIEDLGFRIIDLLESIYYSQKIIADSKKLDFSYSLDPSVPWILRGDPYRFNQVLTNLINNAIKFTQHGYVELNVKLLEKVGDEHRILFSIKDSGIGIPEDKLGEIFDSFSQADNSVTRKFGGTGLGLSISKSLVQMMNGELSVESTLGEGTEFSVIIPFKEAKEVDVNIEQDFDSRSLELKGMNVLLVEDNHINKLVVSTLFDKWGIHYDWGENGEEALEFLKKKKYDIILMDIQMPIMSGLEATEIIRKDLKLNLPIIALTAHAFKEDEERCIESGMDDVIVKPFEPFLLFNKMLNQLYIKGKTTIN, encoded by the coding sequence ATGAAAGACAAGAAAATAGATAATTCGTTATTGCTTCGTCAGATACGCAAGTATCTGGGATCGGTGGATAATATCCAGGAAGAAATGGAGCCAATTTTTTTGGCAATTAATCAATCTTACAATCATTACGAAGGGGATCGGGAGTTGATTGAACGGGCGATGGATTTAAGTTCAGAAGAGCTCTCCGAATCCAATACAAAACTCAAACAGCAAGTTGATATACATGTAAAAACCCTTCAAAAAGTAAAAGAGTCTCTTGCCACTTTAGAGATAGAAGACTCAGAATTTGTTGATGGAACCGATCTTGTAAAATTGGCCGAATATTTACAATCAGAGATTAATCAACGCCGGAAGGCAGAGAAAGAGCTTAAAGCAAGCAGGAAACGTTACAAATTACTTATAGAGACTGCACAGGACATTATTTACAGGGTAAACAAAAAGGGTGTTTTTTTATACATGAATCCTGTGGCTTACCGGCTTTTGGGCTATTCGGCAAAAGAAATCAGGAAGATGAATTATGTTGATTTAATCCGTAGCGATCATCAAAAAAGAGTCGTGAATTTTTATAAAAAGCAGGTTAAAGATTTAAGAGAATCGACCTACCTGGAATTTCCCATTCAAACAAAAAATGAAAAGGAAATCTGGATTGGACAGAATGTTCAGTTGATTACGGAAGATGGAGAATTTCAGGGCATTCAGGCTGTAGCCCGGGATATTACTGAGATTCATCGGGTTAGTGAAGATTTAAAAGCTGCAAAGAAAGAAGCGGAAGAATCTTCAAAGGCAAAGGAGATTTTTCTGGCAAATATGAGCCATGAGATTCGCACCCCCATGAATGCTATTATCGGTATGGCTCGCCTTCTTCAAAAAACAGAATTGGATTCAGAACAAAAGAAATATCTTCAGGCTATATCAACAGCTTCCAATAATCTGATTGTATTGATTAATGATATTCTGAACTTGTCGAAGATTGAATCAGGCAAACTTGAAATTGAAGACCTTGGATTTCGAATTATTGATTTACTTGAATCGATTTATTATTCCCAGAAAATTATTGCCGATTCCAAAAAACTGGATTTCAGCTATTCTCTGGATCCGTCTGTTCCCTGGATTTTGCGGGGAGATCCCTATCGCTTTAACCAGGTTTTAACCAACCTTATAAACAATGCGATTAAGTTTACACAGCATGGTTACGTAGAATTAAATGTGAAACTTCTGGAAAAAGTTGGAGATGAACATCGCATCCTTTTTTCTATAAAAGATAGCGGAATTGGTATTCCGGAAGATAAGCTTGGGGAAATTTTCGACAGTTTCTCCCAGGCCGATAACAGCGTAACCCGAAAATTTGGCGGCACCGGCCTTGGGCTGTCCATATCAAAATCTCTTGTTCAGATGATGAATGGAGAACTGAGTGTTGAAAGTACATTGGGAGAGGGCACCGAGTTTTCCGTTATTATTCCGTTTAAAGAGGCGAAAGAAGTTGACGTGAATATTGAGCAGGATTTCGATTCCCGCTCTTTAGAGTTGAAAGGAATGAATGTGTTATTAGTGGAAGACAACCACATTAACAAATTGGTGGTAAGTACTCTTTTTGATAAATGGGGCATTCACTACGATTGGGGTGAAAATGGAGAAGAGGCTCTCGAATTTTTGAAAAAGAAGAAGTACGACATTATCCTCATGGACATACAAATGCCTATAATGAGTGGATTGGAAGCGACCGAAATTATTCGGAAAGATCTCAAACTGAATCTTCCCATTATTGCGCTAACTGCCCATGCATTTAAAGAAGATGAAGAGAGATGTATCGAAAGTGGAATGGACGATGTAATCGTGAAGCCGTTTGAGCCTTTTTTGTTATTCAATAAAATGTTGAACCAGCTTTATATAAAAGGCAAGACAACAATTAATTAA
- a CDS encoding outer membrane beta-barrel protein, with translation MKNILTIKRSFFLVFICAVASLGTAAAQSQLNRVSLTQRGDGNGYVIRYHLTEMVGSYDVVQPDTNRIQMQLFSSNLDVENVEMPEVNAEVTGIDLVPIEGGLGVDVRTAGGVFFRAEAYPDQNRRDLLLNLEYVTREEAVELASQIEVFAWSVQQQEEATDQETVEMVDEPEREEQPPRRVTRRPAKVSIGFAGGLGIANKIGGGYTSEARQGMTMGLTASINLPYQLLNSFDTSFETGIFYTQKGFKNPSGEKIDAQTVVLDYIEIPLMVKLRYDSDETVKPYGIGGLYTAFRTAAEVIREDGDRGNIGGQTSNMDLGVVAGLGSDFVFDKATVSLQVRGGIGIPRMFNEGYSGAERPVYLSLLLGFQF, from the coding sequence ATGAAAAACATACTCACTATCAAACGATCATTTTTTCTGGTTTTTATTTGTGCAGTGGCAAGTTTAGGTACGGCTGCCGCTCAATCTCAACTTAACAGAGTCTCTCTCACACAAAGAGGGGACGGCAACGGATATGTGATCCGCTATCATTTAACCGAAATGGTAGGCTCTTATGATGTGGTACAGCCCGATACCAATCGTATCCAGATGCAACTTTTTTCATCAAACCTTGATGTAGAGAATGTTGAAATGCCTGAGGTGAACGCCGAAGTTACAGGCATTGATTTGGTTCCGATTGAAGGGGGACTCGGAGTAGATGTCAGAACTGCTGGAGGCGTTTTTTTCCGGGCGGAAGCTTATCCGGATCAAAACCGGCGGGATTTGCTCTTAAACCTCGAATATGTGACCCGCGAAGAAGCAGTGGAGTTAGCTTCACAGATTGAAGTTTTTGCATGGTCTGTGCAGCAGCAGGAAGAGGCAACAGATCAAGAAACGGTGGAAATGGTTGACGAACCCGAGAGGGAAGAACAACCACCCCGAAGAGTGACCAGAAGACCGGCAAAAGTAAGTATTGGGTTCGCCGGGGGACTTGGAATTGCAAACAAGATAGGCGGAGGCTATACAAGTGAAGCACGCCAGGGAATGACGATGGGGCTTACCGCTTCAATTAATCTTCCATATCAATTACTAAATTCTTTCGATACAAGTTTTGAAACAGGGATTTTTTATACTCAGAAAGGTTTTAAAAATCCATCAGGCGAAAAAATTGATGCACAAACCGTTGTTCTCGATTACATTGAAATTCCCCTGATGGTTAAGTTGCGTTATGATTCAGATGAGACTGTAAAACCGTATGGAATTGGAGGACTTTATACCGCTTTCAGAACGGCTGCAGAGGTTATCCGTGAGGATGGCGACAGGGGGAATATCGGCGGCCAAACAAGTAATATGGACCTGGGCGTGGTGGCCGGTTTGGGGTCCGACTTCGTTTTTGATAAAGCGACCGTCAGTCTTCAGGTAAGAGGTGGGATTGGAATCCCCCGAATGTTTAACGAAGGATATAGCGGTGCAGAAAGGCCGGTCTATTTGTCTCTGCTGTTGGGTTTTCAGTTTTAG
- a CDS encoding MFS transporter: MYIIFGVTLTSVMGVTSIAPAFPSIGRALDVNTNQIGLLITFFTIPGIIFTPIFGILADRFNRKIILVPSLFLFGIAGTACALADTFQELLMFRVFQGIGSAALGVLNLTLIGDLYLGNDRATVMGYNGSVLSIGTALYPAIGGALAIIGWSYPFYLSLIALPVGLFALFSLQNEKEKNGLEIKFYLKEIKSALLSKTVLGLFLCMFFTFIILYGGYITFFTILLDEKFAKTSFAIGAILSSSSLVTAITSAQLGKLTARFNEQTLIKTAATLYFLIFLIIPSIDNIWFFAIPISLFGVAQGMNIPSILNLLTGYAPKEFRAAFLSVNWMVMRIGQALGPYLLGLVYLYVSLEGTFYFTALTGFLFMITSLVVLHGEIPSADAETSIAS, encoded by the coding sequence TTGTACATTATTTTCGGCGTTACACTCACATCGGTTATGGGCGTCACAAGTATTGCTCCTGCGTTTCCTTCCATTGGACGGGCTCTTGATGTAAACACCAACCAAATTGGGCTTCTCATCACATTTTTTACGATTCCGGGAATTATTTTTACGCCGATTTTTGGGATTCTTGCCGACCGCTTCAACCGAAAAATTATTCTGGTTCCTTCTCTCTTTCTTTTTGGGATTGCAGGAACCGCCTGTGCCCTCGCCGATACATTCCAGGAACTCCTGATGTTCCGCGTATTCCAGGGAATCGGGAGCGCGGCGCTCGGAGTATTAAACCTGACATTGATTGGCGATCTTTACCTTGGCAACGACCGTGCAACCGTTATGGGTTACAACGGAAGCGTGCTCAGTATTGGCACCGCACTCTATCCCGCAATTGGCGGAGCCTTGGCTATTATTGGTTGGTCCTACCCATTTTACCTGAGTCTCATTGCCCTGCCTGTTGGACTCTTCGCACTCTTTTCCCTGCAGAATGAAAAGGAAAAAAACGGGTTGGAAATAAAGTTCTACTTGAAAGAGATCAAATCGGCCTTACTTTCCAAAACGGTCTTGGGATTATTCCTGTGCATGTTTTTTACCTTCATCATTTTGTATGGTGGGTATATTACATTTTTCACCATTCTGCTTGATGAGAAATTTGCGAAAACCTCGTTTGCTATCGGGGCTATCCTCTCCAGTTCTTCACTTGTAACGGCCATCACCTCTGCCCAACTCGGGAAATTAACGGCACGTTTTAACGAACAGACGTTGATCAAAACGGCAGCTACACTCTATTTTCTCATCTTTCTCATTATCCCTTCCATCGATAATATCTGGTTTTTTGCAATACCGATTTCTCTTTTTGGTGTGGCACAGGGAATGAATATCCCCAGTATTTTGAACCTCCTGACCGGGTACGCACCCAAAGAATTTCGTGCTGCTTTCTTATCTGTAAACTGGATGGTAATGAGAATCGGGCAAGCCCTTGGGCCGTATTTACTCGGACTGGTGTATCTCTACGTCAGCCTGGAAGGCACATTCTATTTTACGGCTTTGACGGGTTTCTTATTTATGATAACAAGTCTCGTAGTCTTGCACGGTGAAATACCTTCCGCCGATGCCGAAACCTCTATAGCCAGCTAA
- a CDS encoding AraC family transcriptional regulator, whose amino-acid sequence MYEAQSIHFRIPKIDKEGFVLEYDDLDHFYDQLHHHPELQLTYIIEGSGDLFVGDSITPFARGDLFLIGPNQSHLFKSDPKYFQSNSGLSSRSINVFFHINSLGDGFFNISETLTIRNLIRHANRSIKFYPDLAYTLGDEIKKLLNISGFDRFLKILSILNHLARSQNYEYLTTVTTSTPPKDEESERINSVINYILTNYKEDIPLKKIAHVANYSKAAFCRFFKKRTRKTFSEFLNEVRISQACKLLRNSDLSISQICFESGFNNVSNFNRQFKRLTGTTPKSYTKKCDQLASVLS is encoded by the coding sequence ATGTATGAAGCACAATCGATTCATTTTCGCATACCAAAAATTGATAAAGAAGGGTTTGTCCTGGAATATGATGATTTAGATCATTTCTACGACCAACTTCACCATCACCCGGAATTGCAACTCACATATATCATTGAAGGATCGGGTGATCTTTTTGTGGGCGATTCTATTACGCCTTTTGCCCGTGGCGACCTTTTTTTGATCGGCCCGAACCAAAGCCACCTTTTTAAGAGTGATCCGAAATATTTTCAAAGTAATTCGGGCCTCAGTTCCCGCTCGATAAATGTCTTTTTCCATATTAACTCGCTGGGAGATGGATTTTTCAACATCTCTGAAACTCTTACAATCCGAAATCTTATCCGCCATGCAAACCGAAGTATTAAATTTTATCCTGACCTTGCATATACCTTGGGTGATGAAATAAAAAAGCTCCTTAACATCTCCGGATTTGACCGATTCCTTAAAATTCTGTCGATATTAAATCATTTAGCCAGATCGCAAAATTATGAATACCTGACAACGGTTACTACTTCAACTCCTCCCAAAGATGAAGAAAGTGAGCGTATTAACAGTGTGATTAATTACATCCTCACCAATTACAAAGAAGATATCCCTTTAAAGAAAATTGCCCATGTAGCGAACTACAGTAAAGCGGCTTTTTGCAGATTTTTTAAAAAACGCACCCGAAAAACATTCTCGGAATTTTTAAATGAGGTACGAATTTCCCAGGCTTGCAAACTTCTTAGAAACAGCGATTTAAGTATTTCTCAAATATGCTTTGAAAGCGGATTTAACAACGTTTCCAATTTCAATCGGCAGTTTAAAAGACTGACCGGGACAACTCCAAAATCTTACACAAAGAAGTGTGATCAATTAGCAAGTGTTCTCAGTTGA